Part of the Mycolicibacterium thermoresistibile genome, TGGTCGCGGTACTGGTCGGAGCGCTGCTGGTGGTCAAGGCGGCCGGCATCGGCTACAAGGAGTACACCGCCCGCTTCCTGCAGGCCGCCGCGCTGCAGCCGGGCAACCCGATCACCGTCGCCGGCATCCCGGTGGGCGAGGTGCTGAGCATGAAGCTCAACGGAGACCACGTCGAGGCGCGGCTGAAGGTCCGCGGCGACATCCGGCTGGGCGAGCACTCCCGCGCCGTCATCAAGATCACCACCATCCTCGGATCTCGCTACCTCGCGCTGTACCCCGACGGCCCGGGAACGTTGCCCGACAACACCTTCGACCTCAAACACACCGAGGTTCCGTACGACCTGCAGGAGGCGTTGGCCGACGTCGCGACCACCTATGAGCAGGTCGACTCCGATCAGTTCGCCGAGTCGCTGGCGATTCTCGGCCGGCAACTCGAAACGCTTCCCCCGGTGGTGCCACAGGCGCTGGAGAACACCCACACCCTGTCATCGATCATCGCGCAGCGCCGCGACCAACTCGGTGAGCTGCTGAAAACCACCGAGATGGTCAGCACCACCCTGCGCCGTCAGCAGGCCAACATCGGAAACCTGGTGCACCAGGGCAATTCGCTGCTCGGCGAGTTCGTCGCGCGCCGGGCCACCTTCCACGCGATGATGGACGCCCTCACCGTTCTGGTGCAGCGGTTGAGCGACATCGTGATCGACGACCGCCCCGAATTGGAAGAGCTGCTGAGCAATCTGCGCGAACTGTCCGGTCTGCTCGCCGACAACGACGGCATGCTGCGCAGCATCCTGCAGACCACGCCGATCGCGGTCCGCAACCTGGCCAACATCACCGGCACCGGCAACGCGATCGACTTCAACGCCCCCGGTGGTCTGCTGGTCGACTCCTGGATGTGCGCCATCAGCGGCCGGGCCAAGCAGTTCGGCATGATCGAGTACTTCCAGGACTGCAAATGATGCGTGACGTCAGAACCAGGGTCATCGCGCTGATCGCCGCCGGGCTGGTGGCGGTCGCGGCGGTCGCCGTCGTGGCGGTGAAGGTCGCCCGGGATCAGCTCGACACGATCACGGTGACCGCCCAGTTCGACAGCGCCGCCGGGCTGTACGTCGGCAATGTGGTCGCCGTGCTCGGCATGCCGGTCGGCAAGGTCACCGAGATCACCCCGAAGACCAACTACGTCGAGGTGACGTTCACCGTCGACAAGGACGTCAAGGTGCCCGCGGACGTCCAGGCGGTCACCCTCTCCAACTCGATCCTGACCGACCGTCAGATCGAGTTGACCCCGCCGTACCGGGGCGGCCCGACGTTGCAGGACCACGACACGATCGGACTGAACCGCACCCGCACCCCGGTCGAATTCGCCCGCGTGCTCGACGTCCTTGACAAGCTCGCGTTGTCGCTGCGCGGCGACGGGAAGGGCGGCGGACCCATCGCCGACGTGGTGGACGCCGGCGCGGCGATCGTCGACGGCCAGGGCCGGCAGATGAAGGATGCGCTCGGTGAGTTGTCGAACGCGTTGCGGCTGTCCGCCGACCGCGGTGAGCTCACCAGGGACCAGCTCACCACCATCGTGCGCAACGTGAGCTCGTTGGCCGAGGCGGCCGCCCGCAACGACGAGTTGCTGCGCGAATTCGGCTCATCGGTGCGCGCCATGAGCCAGATCCTGGCCGACGAGAAGCTCGGCAGCGGCACCACCGGCCGCAAGATCAACGAGGTGCTCACCCACGCCGGCGAGGTGCTGCAGACCCATCGGGAGACGATCAGGGACCTGATCGCCAACGGCGATGTGGTGTTGAACGCGGCCGTCGACCACGAACGCGATCTCAAGGAGTTGCTCGACGTCACCCCGATGACGCTGGACAACCTCTACAACGTGGCCGATCAGCGCAACGGCGCCCTGCGGATCAAGGTGGTCACCGACAAGGTGCTGTTCGACAACCAGCTCGTCAAGGAAGTCTGCAACATGATGGGTCTGCGGCAATTAGGTTGCAGCACCGGGACTTTACAGGACTTCGGGCCGGACTTCGGTCTGACGTACATGTTGGAGGGCCTGGCGGCGATGGGGCAAAGATGATGAGTGTGCTGCGACTGCGCCGGCTGGTTCCCGCCCTGGTGACGGTCGGGTGTCTGGTGTCCGGGTGCGCCACCAATGGTCTGGCCGACCTGCCGCTGCCCGCGCCCGGGGTGGGTTCGGGCGGTTACCGGCTCACCGCGGAGTTCACCAACGCGCTGAATCTGCCCGCGAACGCGAAGGTCAAACTGGCCGGCGCCGACGTCGGTGAGGTCGAGTCCATGGTGGCACGCGACTATCTCGCGGTCACCACGCTGCGGATCATGGACGGGGTCCGGCTGCCCCGGGGCAGCACCGCCGAACTGCGGTCGGCGACCCCGCTCGGCGATGTGTTCGTGGCGATCAAACCGCCGATCGACGTGCCGCCGGACACCCCGATGCTGCGCGACGGCGACACCATCGGCAAGGATTCGACCAAGGCCGCCGCCACGGTGGAATCGGTGCTGGCGTCGGCGGCGATCCTGGTCAACGGCGGTGCGGTACGCAACTTCACCAACATCATCAACGGGTTGGGGAAGGCCACCGGTGACGAGGGCCAGGCGTTCGGCAACCTGGTCCGCAAGACCAACGCCACGCTCGCGAAGCTCAACGCGCGGTCGGCGGAGATCTCCACCGCGATGACCGAGACCTCCCGGCTGGCCAGCGAGATCGCCGCGAAGAATCAGGTGCTCAGCGAGGTGATGGCCGAGGCGCGGCCGGCCACCGACACGCTCGCCGGGCATGCGACCGAGATCGCCGATCTGGTCGAACGGTTCGGCGGCATCTCCGATCAGGCACACAGATTCCCGTCGATCGCCGGCACCGACACCAGCGGCCGCAGCGTCATCGCCGACGCCAACACCATCGCCAACGCCTGGAACGATGTCGCGCTCGCCCCGGGCGCGACCCTGTACGCGCTCAACCGGCTGATGCCGCCGTTCATCAAGACCATGAGCGGCGGCTCGGTCGCCCTGGACGCCAGCGTGGACCGGTTGGTGTGGGGCCACCACCCCGATATCGGCTTCGCCGGCGACCCCGGACTGCACGGGCCGAAGTGGAGCGACTGGCACCAACTGGTCGGCACCCTGCAGTACACGCTGTTCCGGTTGCAGGAACGGGTCGTCGGCAAGGGCCCCGATGTGCCGCAGCTACCGGTGATTCCCAGCCCCACCGAGCCCGGCGAGATCATCCCGGCGCCGGGGCCCGCCGCCGGAGCCGCACCGGAGGAGGCGCCCCGATGATCGGTGCGGTCGCCGACCGGATCGTCGCGCTGGTGCGGTTCGGACATCGCCGCCGGGCGACGCTGTCGACGATCGGGCTGATCCTGACGCTCGTGGTCGCGACCGCCTACCTGCTGTTCGGGGCGTTGCAGGTGAACCCGTTCGCCTCGAGTTACCAGGTCACCGTCGCGCTGCCCGAGTCGGGCGGGCTGTTGCCGAATCAGGCCGTCACGCTGCGCGGGGTGCCGGTCGGGCGGGTGGAACGGCTCGACATCACCCCGGAGGGGGTGAACGCCGTCGTCGACATCGATTCGGCGGTGAAGATCCCGGATTCGTCGGCGGTGCGGGTGTCGGGGTTGTCACCGGCCGGTGAGCAGTACATCGACTTCATCCCCGAGGAGGACACCGGCCGGTATCTGGCCGACGGTGCCCACATCGGGCAGGGCACCGCGACCGTTCCGGTGCCGCTCGCCGAGTTGTTGGCCGACGCGGACGGGGCGTTGGCGCAGGCCGACGTCGAGAAGCTCGAAATCATCCGCCGTGAGCTCAGCCTCAGCCCGGCCGGGCCGCAGAAACTCAAGGACATCGTCGACGGCGGCACCTTCCTGCTGTCCACCCTGGATTCGGTGCTGCCCGAGACCAGCTCGCTGCTGCGGACCAGCCGCGTGGTGTTCACCCTGATCGACGACAAGAACGCCGGAATCGACGTCGCCGCAGACAATCTCGCCGACACGTTCGACGGGGTCAACCGGATGAGAGAAGGCTACCGGCGGCTGACCGACCAGACACCAGAGGTGCTGGCGCACGTCGACAACCTGTTCGCCGACAACTCCGACACCATGGTCCAGCTGCTCGGCAACCTCACCACCACCTCGCGGCTGCTCTACCTGCGGGTGCCGGCACTGAACGCGTTGTTCCCGTCGCACCGCACCTCGGTGCTCGACGCGCTCGGCGCCGCCATGCACGACGGCGGCCTGTGGGGCACCGCCGAGATCTATCCGCGCATGACATGCGATTACGGCACGCCCAAGCTGCCACCGTCGCATGCCGACTACCCTGAGCCGTTCATGTACACCTACTGCCGCAACGACCATCCCGGGATCCTGGTCCGCGGCGCCAAGAACGCCCCGAGACCGGCGGATGACGACACGGCCGGTCCGCCGCCCGGAGCGGATCTCGGCCGGCAGACCGACCCGACACCGAAGGGCCGCTACACGATCCCGACGCCCTACGGCGGTCCCACCCTGCCGATCGAACCGCCCCGCTGACCCGAGGAGCCGAATCCGTGTCCACCGACGAAGACCCCGACACCGGCCGGAAACCCGACGAGAAACCCGTCCCCGACCCGCCGGGGCCGGGCCGGGGACGCGTCGTGGCGTGGGCCGGCGCCGCGCTGGCGGCCGTGGTGCTGCTCGGCGCGATCGGGTTCCTCGGCTGGAGTATGTGGCACCAACGCCAGATCCAGCAGGCCGGGGAACAGGCGCGGCAGGCCGCCGCCGCGTACGCGCAGGTGCTGACCAGCATCGACTCCGACAGCGTCGATGAGAACTTCGACGCCGTCCTCGACGGGGCGACCGGCGAGTTCAAGGACATGTACTCCCAGTCCAGTTCGCAGTTGCGGCAACTGCTCATCGACAACAGGGCCAAGGCGAGCGGTGTGGTGGTGGAGTCGGCGGTGCAGTCGGCATCCAGGGACAAGGCCGTGGTGCTGTTGTTCGTCGACCAGTCGGTGACGAACACGGCGGTGCCGGATCCGCGGATCGACCGCAGCCGGATCAAGATGACCATGGAACACGTCGACGGTCGTTGGCGCGCAAGCAAAGTCGAGTTGCCGTGACGATGTCGGGAGGATCGTGATGCGTCTGAGAAGGCTGGCGGCGCTCTGCACTGTGGTGGCCGTCCCCGTCGCTG contains:
- a CDS encoding MlaD family protein produces the protein MIGAVADRIVALVRFGHRRRATLSTIGLILTLVVATAYLLFGALQVNPFASSYQVTVALPESGGLLPNQAVTLRGVPVGRVERLDITPEGVNAVVDIDSAVKIPDSSAVRVSGLSPAGEQYIDFIPEEDTGRYLADGAHIGQGTATVPVPLAELLADADGALAQADVEKLEIIRRELSLSPAGPQKLKDIVDGGTFLLSTLDSVLPETSSLLRTSRVVFTLIDDKNAGIDVAADNLADTFDGVNRMREGYRRLTDQTPEVLAHVDNLFADNSDTMVQLLGNLTTTSRLLYLRVPALNALFPSHRTSVLDALGAAMHDGGLWGTAEIYPRMTCDYGTPKLPPSHADYPEPFMYTYCRNDHPGILVRGAKNAPRPADDDTAGPPPGADLGRQTDPTPKGRYTIPTPYGGPTLPIEPPR
- a CDS encoding tetratricopeptide repeat protein; the protein is MSTDEDPDTGRKPDEKPVPDPPGPGRGRVVAWAGAALAAVVLLGAIGFLGWSMWHQRQIQQAGEQARQAAAAYAQVLTSIDSDSVDENFDAVLDGATGEFKDMYSQSSSQLRQLLIDNRAKASGVVVESAVQSASRDKAVVLLFVDQSVTNTAVPDPRIDRSRIKMTMEHVDGRWRASKVELP
- a CDS encoding MlaD family protein, with product MSVLRLRRLVPALVTVGCLVSGCATNGLADLPLPAPGVGSGGYRLTAEFTNALNLPANAKVKLAGADVGEVESMVARDYLAVTTLRIMDGVRLPRGSTAELRSATPLGDVFVAIKPPIDVPPDTPMLRDGDTIGKDSTKAAATVESVLASAAILVNGGAVRNFTNIINGLGKATGDEGQAFGNLVRKTNATLAKLNARSAEISTAMTETSRLASEIAAKNQVLSEVMAEARPATDTLAGHATEIADLVERFGGISDQAHRFPSIAGTDTSGRSVIADANTIANAWNDVALAPGATLYALNRLMPPFIKTMSGGSVALDASVDRLVWGHHPDIGFAGDPGLHGPKWSDWHQLVGTLQYTLFRLQERVVGKGPDVPQLPVIPSPTEPGEIIPAPGPAAGAAPEEAPR
- a CDS encoding MCE family protein codes for the protein MRDVRTRVIALIAAGLVAVAAVAVVAVKVARDQLDTITVTAQFDSAAGLYVGNVVAVLGMPVGKVTEITPKTNYVEVTFTVDKDVKVPADVQAVTLSNSILTDRQIELTPPYRGGPTLQDHDTIGLNRTRTPVEFARVLDVLDKLALSLRGDGKGGGPIADVVDAGAAIVDGQGRQMKDALGELSNALRLSADRGELTRDQLTTIVRNVSSLAEAAARNDELLREFGSSVRAMSQILADEKLGSGTTGRKINEVLTHAGEVLQTHRETIRDLIANGDVVLNAAVDHERDLKELLDVTPMTLDNLYNVADQRNGALRIKVVTDKVLFDNQLVKEVCNMMGLRQLGCSTGTLQDFGPDFGLTYMLEGLAAMGQR
- a CDS encoding MCE family protein, with the translated sequence MVDRARLRRITRRPLETYSRTTLGVIAVAVVAVLVGALLVVKAAGIGYKEYTARFLQAAALQPGNPITVAGIPVGEVLSMKLNGDHVEARLKVRGDIRLGEHSRAVIKITTILGSRYLALYPDGPGTLPDNTFDLKHTEVPYDLQEALADVATTYEQVDSDQFAESLAILGRQLETLPPVVPQALENTHTLSSIIAQRRDQLGELLKTTEMVSTTLRRQQANIGNLVHQGNSLLGEFVARRATFHAMMDALTVLVQRLSDIVIDDRPELEELLSNLRELSGLLADNDGMLRSILQTTPIAVRNLANITGTGNAIDFNAPGGLLVDSWMCAISGRAKQFGMIEYFQDCK